A window from Halomicrobium urmianum encodes these proteins:
- a CDS encoding sugar ABC transporter substrate-binding protein codes for MTALSGCLGGNGGGGDGGNSTGGDGNSGNVPEILFWIGSADPESPGGKFRDWYHSSFEENHDAKLTISTFSYMDRRQKFLTGGRQGEPDYIEGVLSHISEFQKAGLLEPLTEQAKNLDYWDGFIEGAKDAVTYDGEVWGLPSTGNGRALVYRNDVFEELGLEPPETVEEFHQAGRTINEEMDDMWAFHNCTKEGSVRAFQEWISHVYQHEDNLYQVKDGSWELVPSAETLGTIFKNWYAEVYASDDPVGNPDSLGTGWQVNDYGYLNGDYAMIECGPWVLEMVSDDEIDDSDAAKKRIQENTTIKHLPHAENASRGTYLEVKSLMVNKHSSNTEMAFQAAEHRTNLEAFEKMKENGMNLATPMHTEISTTIENDNLAAFGDVIETARPLAKIKWGSVRTAFYEEMQAVAYGDKDPMTAGEDFHQKLDDITSDLST; via the coding sequence GTGACGGCGCTGTCGGGGTGTCTCGGCGGTAATGGAGGCGGCGGTGACGGCGGAAACAGTACCGGCGGGGATGGTAATAGTGGCAACGTTCCCGAGATTCTCTTCTGGATCGGGTCGGCCGATCCAGAGAGTCCTGGCGGGAAGTTCCGGGACTGGTACCACTCCTCGTTCGAGGAGAACCACGATGCGAAGCTGACGATCTCGACGTTCTCGTACATGGACCGCCGCCAGAAGTTCCTTACCGGCGGTCGTCAGGGGGAACCCGACTACATCGAAGGGGTCCTGAGTCACATCAGTGAGTTTCAGAAAGCCGGTCTCCTCGAACCACTGACCGAACAGGCGAAGAACCTCGATTACTGGGACGGGTTCATCGAGGGAGCGAAAGACGCTGTGACGTACGACGGCGAGGTCTGGGGTCTTCCGTCGACCGGGAACGGGCGTGCGCTCGTCTATCGGAACGACGTCTTCGAGGAGCTGGGGCTGGAACCGCCGGAGACCGTAGAGGAGTTCCATCAGGCCGGTCGAACCATCAACGAGGAGATGGACGACATGTGGGCGTTCCACAACTGCACCAAGGAGGGATCTGTCCGGGCGTTCCAGGAGTGGATATCTCACGTCTATCAGCACGAGGACAATCTCTACCAGGTAAAGGACGGATCGTGGGAGCTGGTCCCGAGCGCAGAGACGCTCGGTACGATCTTCAAAAACTGGTACGCCGAGGTCTACGCGTCCGACGACCCTGTCGGAAACCCCGATTCGCTGGGGACGGGCTGGCAGGTGAACGACTACGGGTACCTGAACGGAGACTACGCGATGATCGAATGTGGGCCCTGGGTCCTCGAGATGGTCAGCGACGACGAGATCGACGACAGCGACGCCGCCAAAAAACGCATACAGGAGAACACCACGATCAAGCACCTCCCGCATGCGGAGAACGCGAGCAGAGGGACCTACCTCGAGGTCAAGTCGCTGATGGTGAACAAACACTCGTCGAACACGGAAATGGCGTTCCAGGCCGCCGAACACCGTACTAATCTCGAGGCATTCGAGAAGATGAAGGAGAACGGAATGAATCTCGCAACGCCGATGCACACCGAGATCAGTACGACGATCGAGAACGATAACCTCGCTGCGTTCGGCGACGTCATCGAAACCGCTCGTCCGCTGGCGAAGATCAAGTGGGGATCCGTTCGGACTGCGTTCTACGAGGAGATGCAGGCGGTCGCCTACGGAGACAAAGACCCGATGACCGCCGGCGAGGATTTCCACCAGAAACTGGACGACATCACCAGCGACCTCTCCACGTAG
- a CDS encoding carbohydrate ABC transporter permease, with protein MATETPTSRGLGRYQKTFVEFVKETWLGYAFVVPTTLLLGLIVLYPTTRGILMAFQEMSLLQPNQATWTGLENFGEMFGSSSFWQAFTNTVVLTVAAVSLEYILGLGLALVLKQKLPGIKLFRNFSMVTWVLPIVVMSIIYRFMMQPDYGLVNVVLSTFGVETKYWFGSKTWAFPLIVVMHVWRNAPFFAIALMASMQSIPNSLYEAAELDGASKLQQFRYITLPNISYVSMIMIVLHVIFTVNDFEIIFLTTGGGPVGSTNVLATHVYELAFNEYTLGYAASIGLTMLVLLMMFTVIYVKLEEIE; from the coding sequence ATGGCGACCGAAACACCCACTTCGCGCGGTCTGGGCCGCTACCAGAAGACGTTCGTCGAGTTCGTCAAGGAGACCTGGCTGGGCTACGCGTTCGTCGTGCCGACGACGCTACTGCTCGGACTGATCGTACTCTATCCGACAACGCGCGGCATCCTGATGGCGTTTCAGGAGATGTCGCTGTTGCAACCTAACCAGGCCACCTGGACCGGACTCGAGAACTTCGGGGAGATGTTCGGTTCATCGTCCTTCTGGCAGGCGTTCACTAACACGGTGGTTCTGACCGTGGCCGCGGTGTCGCTGGAGTACATTCTAGGGCTCGGGCTCGCGCTCGTCCTCAAACAGAAGCTTCCGGGAATCAAGTTGTTCCGGAACTTCTCGATGGTGACCTGGGTGCTGCCGATCGTGGTGATGTCGATCATCTACCGGTTTATGATGCAACCGGACTACGGGCTCGTCAACGTCGTCCTGTCGACGTTTGGCGTCGAGACGAAGTACTGGTTCGGATCGAAGACGTGGGCGTTTCCACTCATCGTGGTAATGCACGTGTGGCGGAACGCGCCTTTCTTCGCCATCGCACTCATGGCGAGCATGCAGTCGATTCCGAACTCCCTCTACGAGGCAGCGGAACTCGACGGCGCCAGTAAGCTTCAGCAGTTCCGTTACATCACGCTGCCGAACATCTCGTACGTCTCGATGATCATGATCGTCCTCCACGTCATCTTCACTGTCAACGACTTCGAGATAATCTTCCTGACGACGGGAGGCGGTCCGGTCGGTTCGACTAACGTGCTCGCGACCCACGTCTACGAACTGGCCTTCAACGAGTACACGCTGGGATACGCGGCGAGCATCGGACTCACAATGCTAGTGCTACTCATGATGTTCACTGTCATCTACGTCAAACTGGAGGAGATCGAGTGA
- a CDS encoding carbohydrate ABC transporter permease, with the protein MATKESQNIVKRFDAWLDDDMTPQRAVISYAVLFMYFMFLLFPILYIVVATFTGPSSLYSSNIIPDLSAVTLENYVAVLSRGDFIRYAQNSIIIAVSTTILTLTMGSFAAYSLSRFEYPGRKPLLLGYLVTQMFPWVLLLIPFFLLMFNLGLIDSYFGIILAHTAFALPFATWLLKGYFDDIPESLADAGKMDGCSELQVLRYVMLPLAKPGLTVAGFYTFVLSWNDYLAVSVLTQTAAVRTLPFGLQLFQSQNQVNWGLTLTAATLTMLPVIVLFALVQEKVIEGLASGGMKGS; encoded by the coding sequence ATGGCGACGAAGGAATCACAGAACATCGTCAAGCGATTTGACGCGTGGCTCGACGACGACATGACGCCGCAGCGGGCGGTAATCAGCTATGCCGTTCTCTTTATGTACTTCATGTTCCTGCTGTTCCCGATCCTCTACATCGTCGTCGCGACGTTCACCGGTCCGAGTTCGCTGTACTCGTCGAACATAATTCCAGATCTGAGTGCCGTTACGCTAGAGAACTACGTGGCCGTCCTCTCGAGGGGAGACTTCATCCGGTACGCGCAGAACTCGATCATCATCGCCGTGTCGACGACGATTCTCACGCTCACGATGGGGTCCTTCGCAGCGTACTCCCTCAGCCGGTTCGAGTACCCCGGCAGAAAGCCGCTCCTGCTGGGATATCTCGTCACTCAGATGTTCCCGTGGGTTCTGTTGCTCATCCCCTTCTTCCTCCTGATGTTCAACCTCGGGCTAATCGACTCGTACTTCGGGATCATCCTCGCCCACACCGCCTTCGCGTTGCCGTTCGCGACGTGGTTGCTCAAGGGGTACTTCGACGACATCCCGGAGTCGCTCGCCGACGCTGGCAAGATGGACGGCTGCTCGGAGCTGCAGGTGTTGCGCTACGTGATGTTGCCTCTGGCGAAGCCCGGTCTTACCGTCGCCGGGTTCTACACGTTCGTGCTCTCCTGGAACGACTACCTCGCCGTATCAGTCCTCACGCAAACGGCAGCCGTCCGAACGCTCCCCTTCGGACTCCAGCTGTTCCAGTCGCAGAACCAGGTGAACTGGGGACTCACTCTCACGGCCGCGACGCTGACGATGCTCCCGGTGATCGTCCTCTTCGCGCTGGTCCAGGAGAAGGTCATCGAAGGACTGGCAAGCGGCGGTATGAAAGGGTCCTGA
- a CDS encoding glycoside hydrolase family 27 protein: MGWNSWNAFSCGVTEDDVRDAADLLVDTGLRDIGYEYLVVDDCWMEAELDEDGRLEPNSEDFPSGIEALADYVHEKGLKFGIYSSAGDVTCQGYAASLGHERAHAEQFADWGVDYLKYDNCGDHRGRDAISRYAAMGQALVAVDRDIVYSVCEWGQNQPWQWGRNVGAHLWRTTGDIVVRWSTDSDEFGLGIVDIIDQMNDRDIAHQNGPGGWNDPDMLQVGNGPESGQAQHEEADVDRELTEAEERTHFSFWCLFSAPLMAGNDLAEMDDATREILTNEAAIAINQDPLGIQGTRDGAVENKEVWSKRLAGDECALILFNRGEHTAEIATTVETVDVPVDAERYRVSDVWSDDEWTTSGSITATVGPHDVAMFRVSPE, encoded by the coding sequence ATGGGGTGGAACTCGTGGAACGCCTTCAGCTGTGGCGTCACTGAGGACGACGTTCGCGACGCAGCGGACCTGCTTGTGGACACCGGACTGCGCGATATCGGCTACGAGTACCTCGTCGTCGACGATTGTTGGATGGAAGCGGAACTGGACGAAGACGGTCGGCTCGAACCGAACTCCGAGGACTTTCCGAGCGGAATCGAAGCGCTCGCGGACTACGTCCACGAGAAGGGCCTCAAATTTGGCATCTACTCCTCGGCAGGTGACGTCACCTGCCAGGGGTATGCCGCGAGTCTCGGCCACGAACGGGCTCACGCAGAACAGTTCGCGGACTGGGGCGTCGACTACCTGAAATACGACAACTGCGGCGACCATCGCGGACGGGACGCCATCAGCCGGTACGCTGCGATGGGACAGGCGCTGGTGGCCGTCGATCGGGACATCGTCTACAGCGTCTGCGAGTGGGGACAGAACCAGCCGTGGCAGTGGGGTCGCAACGTCGGCGCTCACCTCTGGCGGACGACGGGTGACATCGTCGTTCGATGGAGTACTGACTCCGACGAGTTCGGCCTCGGAATCGTCGACATTATCGACCAGATGAACGATCGAGATATCGCACACCAGAACGGTCCAGGCGGCTGGAACGATCCGGACATGCTACAGGTCGGTAACGGGCCGGAATCGGGTCAGGCCCAGCACGAGGAGGCGGACGTCGACCGCGAGCTGACCGAGGCCGAGGAGCGGACGCACTTCAGCTTCTGGTGTCTGTTCTCCGCGCCGCTGATGGCCGGTAACGACCTCGCCGAGATGGACGACGCCACCAGGGAGATCCTGACCAACGAGGCGGCGATCGCGATCAATCAGGATCCGCTCGGGATTCAGGGGACGCGCGACGGCGCCGTCGAGAACAAGGAGGTCTGGAGCAAGCGACTCGCCGGTGACGAGTGTGCGCTGATACTGTTCAATCGCGGAGAGCACACGGCTGAGATCGCAACGACCGTCGAAACCGTCGACGTCCCGGTCGACGCGGAACGGTATCGCGTCTCGGACGTCTGGAGTGACGACGAGTGGACGACCAGCGGGTCGATCACCGCGACCGTCGGCCCGCACGACGTCGCGATGTTCCGTGTCAGCCCCGAGTAG
- a CDS encoding IclR family transcriptional regulator, which produces MGSESDTAMVKTTRTTFRILEEIKARDEVTVNELTDEFPLSKSSIHNYLKTLEHDGYVVKEGDAYRVGLRLLDLAGYARHQQQIYQAAKEEVTKLAEETGEMTNLLVEEHGRGIYLHRANGEQAVTSDSYIGHRVHLHNTALGQAILAHLPRERVEEIIDRHGLPKTTENTITDREELFAELDRVREEEIAFDDEARLVGLRCVATPIVDKDGEVKGAISISGPTSRFQDERYRSELPEKLESAANVIELNINYT; this is translated from the coding sequence ATGGGATCGGAATCCGACACCGCGATGGTGAAGACGACGCGGACGACGTTCCGGATACTCGAGGAGATCAAAGCCCGGGACGAAGTCACCGTAAACGAACTGACTGACGAGTTCCCCCTCTCGAAGAGCAGCATCCACAACTACCTGAAGACCCTCGAACACGACGGATACGTCGTCAAGGAGGGGGACGCGTACCGCGTCGGACTGCGACTGCTGGATCTCGCCGGTTACGCGCGACACCAGCAACAGATCTACCAAGCAGCAAAGGAGGAGGTAACGAAACTCGCCGAGGAGACCGGCGAGATGACGAACTTGCTCGTCGAGGAACACGGGCGGGGGATCTACCTCCATCGGGCCAACGGGGAACAGGCAGTCACGTCGGACTCCTACATCGGCCACAGGGTCCACCTTCACAACACCGCACTCGGTCAGGCGATACTCGCTCACCTCCCGCGCGAACGGGTCGAAGAGATAATCGACAGACACGGGCTCCCGAAGACGACGGAGAACACGATCACGGATCGGGAAGAGCTCTTCGCAGAACTGGACCGCGTGCGCGAGGAGGAGATCGCCTTCGACGACGAGGCCCGTCTCGTCGGGCTCCGGTGCGTCGCCACGCCGATCGTCGACAAGGACGGCGAGGTGAAGGGGGCGATCAGCATTTCTGGTCCGACCAGCCGATTCCAGGACGAACGGTACCGCTCGGAACTGCCGGAGAAGCTCGAGAGCGCGGCGAACGTGATCGAGCTAAACATCAACTACACCTAG
- a CDS encoding Gfo/Idh/MocA family protein — MSYRAGIIGTGGIAGMGILGMHDEEAIGNEKIEASHAGGYAATDDVELVAVADVDEEKLATFGEAWDVPSERRYVGHEAMMEAEDLDVVSVCTPSFLHHRHVVDAAESAADPDVIWCEKPIASSVSDAEEMIDACDGTDTELVVNHSFRFTDKLRQLRRLVVEEDLLGEVHSVATQFRMELLRNSTHLLDTLVYLLDARAETVSGHITGENEAVDSLDAEADVDDAGGGGFVVMDDGTFTTVDCTIPRDDSSMTLNFVGSEGKLYMNNDDGEWRYWSLEAGDHVEQSLPGIDGSWTWDDDYQGSFANAAEHVEALLEGDAENRSTGEEAKRSLEIIVAFYVSHYTGSQVSIPLDRPLRDVEITSW, encoded by the coding sequence ATGAGCTATCGAGCGGGCATCATCGGAACTGGTGGTATCGCGGGAATGGGCATCCTCGGGATGCACGACGAGGAGGCAATCGGTAACGAGAAGATCGAGGCCAGCCACGCCGGCGGCTACGCCGCCACCGACGACGTCGAACTGGTCGCGGTCGCCGACGTCGACGAGGAGAAACTGGCCACGTTCGGCGAGGCCTGGGACGTTCCGTCCGAGCGCCGCTACGTCGGCCACGAGGCCATGATGGAGGCGGAGGACCTGGACGTCGTCTCGGTCTGTACGCCCTCGTTCTTGCATCACCGTCACGTCGTCGATGCGGCGGAGTCGGCCGCCGATCCGGACGTGATCTGGTGCGAGAAACCCATCGCTTCCTCCGTGTCCGACGCCGAGGAGATGATCGACGCCTGTGACGGGACCGACACCGAACTGGTCGTCAATCACTCGTTCCGGTTCACGGACAAGCTTCGACAGCTCAGAAGGCTGGTCGTCGAGGAGGACCTGCTGGGCGAAGTCCACTCCGTCGCCACCCAGTTCCGGATGGAACTGCTGCGCAACTCGACGCACCTGCTGGACACGCTCGTCTACCTGCTCGACGCCCGTGCCGAGACCGTCAGCGGCCACATCACCGGCGAGAACGAGGCCGTCGACTCGCTGGACGCCGAGGCGGACGTCGACGACGCCGGCGGTGGCGGGTTCGTCGTCATGGATGACGGTACCTTCACCACCGTCGACTGCACCATCCCGCGCGACGACTCCTCGATGACGCTGAACTTCGTCGGCAGCGAGGGCAAACTCTACATGAACAACGACGACGGCGAGTGGCGCTACTGGTCGCTCGAGGCCGGCGACCACGTCGAACAGTCGCTGCCGGGCATCGACGGTTCGTGGACCTGGGACGACGACTACCAGGGCTCGTTCGCCAACGCCGCCGAACACGTCGAAGCGCTGCTCGAGGGCGACGCCGAGAACCGCTCGACCGGCGAGGAGGCCAAACGCTCTCTCGAGATCATCGTCGCCTTCTACGTCTCCCACTACACCGGCTCGCAGGTCTCGATCCCGCTCGACCGCCCGCTCCGGGACGTAGAGATCACCTCCTGGTGA
- a CDS encoding mandelate racemase family protein: MVPEITRIESTEFSYEIPDVGTDQHGFNLVYEPGEVTERKLFGLKIHTDEGITGEYVGGNSPGAAQINMFADYLVGKNPLEREKHWSEIKRALRKYDRMGMGPIDIALWDFAGKYYDAPIHELLGTYRTKFPAYASTYHGDENGGLDTPEAFADFAEECLDMGYQAFKVHGWGGSEGSRDLDREVEAVHAVGERVGDEMDLMHDPACELETFADALKLGRALDEEGFFWYEDPYRDGGISQHAHRKLRQQLDTPILQTEHVRGVEPATDFVANEATDFLRADPEYDAGITGAMKRAKVAEGFGLDVEFHAPGPAQRHCIAAIRNANYYEMALVHPDAPNTTPPVYAGDYRDEIDAIDDDGQVEVPDEPGLGVDYDWDYIEDNATGSVHTYE; the protein is encoded by the coding sequence ATGGTACCGGAGATCACCCGGATCGAGAGCACGGAGTTCAGCTACGAGATCCCCGACGTCGGTACCGACCAGCACGGCTTCAACCTGGTTTACGAACCCGGTGAAGTCACGGAGCGCAAGCTGTTCGGACTGAAGATCCACACCGACGAGGGGATCACGGGCGAGTACGTCGGCGGCAACTCGCCGGGCGCGGCGCAGATCAACATGTTCGCCGACTACCTGGTCGGGAAGAACCCGCTTGAACGCGAGAAACACTGGTCTGAGATCAAGCGCGCGTTGCGCAAGTACGACCGCATGGGGATGGGCCCGATCGACATCGCCCTGTGGGACTTCGCCGGCAAGTACTACGACGCTCCCATCCACGAGTTGCTTGGTACCTACCGCACGAAGTTCCCGGCGTACGCCTCGACATACCACGGCGACGAGAACGGCGGGCTCGACACCCCCGAAGCGTTCGCCGACTTCGCCGAGGAGTGTCTCGACATGGGGTACCAAGCGTTCAAAGTCCACGGCTGGGGCGGGAGCGAGGGGTCGCGTGACCTCGACCGGGAGGTCGAAGCCGTCCACGCCGTCGGCGAGCGCGTCGGCGACGAGATGGATCTGATGCACGACCCCGCCTGCGAACTGGAGACGTTCGCCGACGCGCTCAAGCTCGGCAGGGCTCTCGACGAGGAGGGCTTCTTCTGGTACGAGGACCCCTACCGCGACGGCGGCATCAGCCAGCACGCCCACCGGAAACTCCGCCAGCAGCTCGACACCCCGATCCTCCAGACCGAGCACGTCAGGGGGGTGGAGCCGGCGACAGACTTCGTCGCGAACGAGGCGACCGACTTCCTGCGCGCCGATCCCGAGTACGACGCCGGCATCACCGGCGCGATGAAGCGCGCGAAGGTCGCCGAAGGGTTCGGCCTCGACGTGGAGTTCCACGCCCCCGGCCCCGCCCAGCGGCACTGCATCGCCGCGATCCGAAACGCGAACTACTACGAGATGGCGCTGGTCCACCCCGACGCGCCCAACACCACGCCGCCGGTCTACGCCGGCGACTACCGCGACGAGATCGACGCGATCGACGACGACGGGCAGGTCGAGGTCCCCGACGAACCCGGCCTCGGCGTCGACTACGACTGGGACTACATCGAGGACAACGCCACCGGGAGCGTCCACACATACGAGTAA
- a CDS encoding ABC transporter substrate-binding protein — translation MIGLAGCSGDGGDGDGGSDGGSNGSTEGGSDGGDGGSGDAVSFWNLHVQGAPKEAGADIVSTFEEDTGITVEQTKYENTPYKSAITNALGTSNAPDVFYVWTGPNRLGRYVENGSVMPLDDHFSDDELSAFVPDAIRGARYEQGDILSWRSEDGSLFAMPHNLSGIVIWYNKKVLQDAGVDPSTLQHSTDTTWQEFLDVCQTVKDAGYTPIQCGNRNRWTIGHWMSAFMIKSAGVDGYLDAAFGLNDRSLDDDAIVEGISRLSTLYDEEYFNRDINSLNNNEAASLFFNDQAAFWHQGTWAQEQISAQAPEGFGGIPDHMDYMWFPYFPELYENGNNERVSVVPNASYAVSARTEQRGEQHLENAIEFLKYWNSKEAQTTWFEQTGQLVTRPSVYDDIELDAAQETITSTLDAIDAADAVATVFDVAFLPETSETLLSGSQQLFTDRSAQSLLEDAQETNEEALSEFQ, via the coding sequence ATGATCGGTCTCGCCGGGTGTTCCGGTGACGGCGGCGACGGCGATGGGGGATCCGACGGCGGGTCCAACGGATCGACGGAAGGCGGTAGCGACGGCGGTGACGGCGGCAGCGGCGACGCGGTGTCGTTCTGGAACCTCCACGTCCAGGGCGCACCCAAGGAGGCCGGCGCTGACATCGTCTCCACGTTCGAGGAGGACACCGGTATCACCGTCGAGCAGACGAAGTACGAGAACACGCCGTACAAGTCGGCGATTACGAACGCACTCGGGACCAGCAACGCCCCCGACGTGTTCTACGTCTGGACTGGACCGAACCGGCTCGGCCGGTACGTCGAGAACGGGAGCGTGATGCCACTCGACGACCACTTCTCCGACGACGAGCTCAGCGCGTTCGTCCCCGACGCGATCCGGGGTGCCAGGTACGAACAGGGCGACATCCTCTCGTGGCGGTCCGAGGACGGGAGCCTGTTCGCGATGCCGCACAACCTCTCCGGAATCGTAATCTGGTACAACAAGAAGGTCCTCCAGGACGCAGGCGTCGATCCGAGCACGCTGCAACACTCGACGGACACGACCTGGCAGGAGTTCCTCGACGTCTGCCAGACGGTCAAGGACGCCGGGTACACGCCGATCCAATGTGGTAACCGGAACCGGTGGACAATCGGCCACTGGATGTCCGCGTTCATGATCAAGTCCGCCGGCGTCGACGGCTACCTCGACGCGGCGTTCGGACTCAACGACCGGTCGCTGGACGACGACGCCATCGTCGAGGGGATTTCGCGGCTGAGTACGCTCTACGACGAGGAGTACTTCAACCGCGACATCAACTCGCTGAACAACAACGAGGCGGCCTCGCTGTTCTTCAACGACCAGGCCGCGTTCTGGCATCAGGGGACCTGGGCGCAGGAGCAGATCAGCGCCCAGGCCCCGGAGGGATTCGGCGGGATCCCCGATCACATGGACTACATGTGGTTCCCGTACTTCCCGGAACTGTACGAGAACGGGAACAACGAACGCGTCAGCGTTGTTCCGAACGCCTCCTACGCCGTGAGCGCACGGACCGAACAGCGCGGCGAGCAACACCTGGAGAATGCCATCGAGTTCCTGAAATACTGGAACAGCAAGGAGGCCCAGACGACCTGGTTCGAACAGACCGGTCAGCTCGTCACGCGCCCGAGTGTGTACGACGATATCGAGCTGGACGCCGCTCAGGAGACGATCACGAGCACGCTCGACGCCATCGACGCCGCGGACGCCGTCGCGACCGTGTTCGACGTGGCCTTCCTGCCCGAGACCAGCGAGACGCTACTCTCCGGAAGCCAACAGCTGTTCACCGACCGATCCGCTCAGTCGCTTCTGGAGGACGCACAGGAGACCAACGAGGAAGCGCTCTCGGAATTTCAGTGA
- a CDS encoding carbohydrate ABC transporter permease, protein MRDVAEERPHWLFLLPAMLIYIPFLVVPALGIFGLSGFQWSGIGDMTFVGGENFASAAGDSVVWTALINNFEVGFWSIVLQAGIGLLLALAINRYSDRLRQFFQVSFLLPMTLMSVAVSLVWSYMYNPSYGVLSSLLQAVGSDWNPLWLGDPGIALLAVIFVATWQWTGFRTILWLAGLDSIDESVLEAARMDGAGPVQRFVYITLPLLKPVAIFIMIYTIIGSMNSFVYFWVMTQGGPGHATEVMVTWIYKNAFLQSNFGQAAAISVLLFVIVLVLSLLNLRLGDREAGGAGQ, encoded by the coding sequence ATGAGAGACGTCGCCGAGGAGCGCCCGCACTGGCTGTTCCTGCTTCCGGCGATGTTGATCTACATCCCCTTCCTCGTGGTTCCGGCGCTGGGCATCTTCGGGCTCAGCGGCTTCCAGTGGTCCGGTATCGGCGACATGACGTTCGTCGGCGGCGAGAACTTCGCGAGCGCAGCCGGCGACAGCGTCGTGTGGACCGCGCTGATCAACAACTTCGAGGTCGGCTTCTGGAGCATCGTTCTGCAGGCAGGCATCGGCCTCCTGCTTGCGCTTGCGATCAACCGGTACTCTGATCGCCTCCGTCAGTTCTTCCAGGTGTCGTTCCTGCTGCCGATGACGCTGATGTCCGTCGCCGTCTCGCTGGTCTGGTCATACATGTACAATCCCTCCTACGGGGTGCTGTCGTCGCTGCTGCAGGCGGTCGGGAGCGACTGGAACCCGCTGTGGCTCGGCGATCCGGGCATCGCGTTGCTGGCGGTCATCTTCGTCGCGACCTGGCAGTGGACCGGTTTCCGGACCATCCTCTGGCTCGCCGGACTGGACAGCATCGACGAGAGCGTGCTGGAGGCGGCACGGATGGACGGGGCCGGCCCTGTCCAGCGATTCGTGTACATCACGCTCCCGCTGCTCAAGCCGGTCGCTATCTTCATCATGATCTACACCATCATCGGCTCGATGAACTCCTTCGTCTACTTCTGGGTGATGACCCAGGGCGGTCCCGGACACGCGACCGAGGTGATGGTGACCTGGATCTACAAGAACGCTTTCCTGCAGTCGAACTTCGGACAGGCCGCCGCGATCAGTGTCCTCCTCTTCGTGATCGTGCTCGTCCTCTCGCTACTCAACCTCCGGCTCGGTGACCGCGAGGCGGGAGGTGCCGGCCAATGA
- a CDS encoding carbohydrate ABC transporter permease, translated as MSTKASEPLRETLAELGDKLTLLVLFVAAGVFLFPMLLIGLTSFKSRSEIFTNPLSLPEQIRFENYLNAWTTGGFEHYFVNSVIVVGISLVLILILSSLAAYALVQFDFPADDLTFVFFLAGFMIPPQVLLVPLYTVMNALGLLNTYFSLIFAYVAFGLPFSIFLLRQFFVTIPDTYAEAARMDGCTEFQVFLRVYLPLSAPALAAVAIYQFVFLWNEFLYAIIFITDDGLRTLPAGLMAFQGQYSGDWAQLFAGIVIAVAPTVIFFLLFQRQFLRGISMGATKG; from the coding sequence ATGAGTACGAAGGCCTCCGAGCCGCTGCGGGAGACTCTCGCGGAGCTCGGGGATAAGCTCACGCTGTTAGTGCTGTTCGTCGCCGCCGGCGTGTTCCTGTTCCCGATGCTTCTGATCGGCCTGACGAGCTTCAAGTCCCGCAGCGAGATCTTCACCAATCCGCTCTCGCTGCCCGAGCAGATTCGGTTCGAGAACTACCTCAACGCGTGGACGACCGGCGGGTTCGAGCACTACTTCGTGAACAGCGTCATCGTCGTCGGGATCAGCCTCGTGTTGATCCTGATACTGTCGAGTCTGGCGGCCTACGCGCTGGTGCAGTTCGACTTCCCGGCCGACGACCTGACGTTCGTCTTCTTCCTGGCCGGGTTCATGATCCCACCGCAAGTCCTGCTGGTGCCGCTGTACACGGTGATGAACGCGCTGGGGCTTCTCAACACCTACTTCAGCCTCATCTTCGCGTACGTGGCCTTCGGACTGCCGTTCTCGATCTTCCTGCTCCGGCAGTTCTTCGTGACGATTCCCGACACGTACGCCGAGGCCGCTCGGATGGACGGCTGCACGGAGTTCCAGGTGTTCCTCCGGGTGTACCTCCCGCTGTCGGCCCCGGCGCTGGCGGCGGTCGCCATCTACCAGTTCGTCTTCCTCTGGAACGAATTCCTCTACGCCATCATCTTCATCACCGACGACGGCCTCCGGACGCTCCCGGCGGGCCTGATGGCTTTCCAGGGGCAGTACTCGGGCGACTGGGCGCAGTTGTTCGCCGGAATCGTCATCGCGGTCGCGCCGACCGTGATCTTTTTCCTGCTGTTCCAGCGACAGTTCCTCCGTGGCATCTCGATGGGGGCCACGAAGGGATAG